In the Hydractinia symbiolongicarpus strain clone_291-10 chromosome 13, HSymV2.1, whole genome shotgun sequence genome, TCCACGTTGAGACCTACAAAGgttgtgaaattaaaaaaaaccggttctgacgtcagcaacaattagcatgtTTCAAGAGTATGGATTTGACcaaaataacctaagatcctaaGTGAGAATCAAGTCTTTTGAAAATTGAGGAGAATGATAAATCCAAAGAGATGTGATAACCCTGTCGAAAATTCAGAAACAAAGTCTTACCCAGTCTGTCATGCACACTGTCACTGCGTTGATTCCCCAAACGTTGACTAATCTCTTCTTTGTCAGCTATCATAGTCATAGGGTTGGGTCGGACATGGTTTAAATGAGGTTTTTTACCAGCTGGTCCATCGTCATCAACCTCCATCTTTTGAACTAGACCTAAAAATTGAAGTTGACACGTTACAGAAAGAGGTAAAAATGATTTCAGCACCATCGACCAGCTAAATCGTTTGTCATAAACATTCCAGAGACCTAGCAACAGCTGGAAGTATCAGGATATTTGGCATAAATAAATATGGCTTGATCAAGGAGGGAGGGGGAGGTGACTTATTTATAATCTATTTATTATCTacttattaaatgttttttatgattAAAGTTTTGTGGAAGTCCGAGGGAAATTCATACACAGTTTCAGTTACTTTGGGTTCTTGTTATCAGAATGATACtgtatttcaaaacaaaaacatagcaTAACCTTCTTCTTTCAAATCAGCCAGATCACAAATCTTAACGTCTGGTTCCTTGCTGCGAAATCTTTGATCTGCCAGCTTTTTCATTTGCTGCAACTTGCGCTTTCTACAAGTAGACAAGAAGCCTGCTGGCTTGAACAATTTTCGCTATCCTCAAGaaacaacaaataataaatacacAAATTAAATACATAAATACAACAATAATGTTCATTTCGAGGGCGTTGTCATTTGAGGCCCACAGATTTTGATTTAACCGCCATACAGTGTCATTTATGTCATTTACACTGGAGCCACATGGTCATGTTCCGATCACATATATCATTAAATTCTATGGCATAGTTACAACCACAATTTAAACATATTTGAAGAAATTATATTGGTACTAAGATATATTATCTATAATATATAGTTTTAATTATATTATAGCCGTATTACGAACTTATATTGGTATCTTAGTGGTTACGGATATTACATATAAGTGTATCCTGGTTTTTTGTAATTGTTAAGCTCCTATGTGCACTCTAACATGTACGAAGAAAATAAGGATGGAAAACATTCAGGTTGACAGGACAATTAGTACCCATGGTGTTAGTTCACGTTCTTCATTTTTTACAGCAAATGTGACAATAGGAACCTCAGTACTAATTATCAAACTTGCCAGGGTCTAATATAAAATCGTCACATACAAAGtggaaataaaacaattttctaCACGGACGCagaaattcaacaaattgatcGCTAAAATAGCAGTTTTAGAAAACGTCAAGGTGTAATCCAGCACTCTTAGTAGCCATTAAACGGCTATTTCCCAATTGAAATTTATCCCAAATTTCCAAATTTATTAGAGGAGCAATAATTACATATGATATGGGACTTATAGCCCATTTTATGGAAGTTGTAAATGAATAAAATTTCAATGACACCTAAGACTATCTTAATGGAATTCCTATTTGGATTTAGCGGTACTTATTTTACATTTCTAGATTATACACTGAACATGATGTCCAAGTGAGTGAATTAAAATCGTTGTGGTCGATGAATAAGACACAAAATACAGGTCCATTATGAGGTGTCTGGAAGGCTAGTACAACTGATATGACTGTAAACAGTGTACTATAAACCTCTACAAATGTCTAACCTTGACTTGGATAGGATTCCCGCTGCTCTGTCAGTGTTGTTTGGATTTTTTCCATACTTTAAGTAATATTCACTACGCTGGGCTGCTCCTGGTAACTTTTTGTCctctagaaaaaaaaatatatatgcaaaCAAAATAACACAGTTACCAACCACAAGAGAAATAGTTGCTTATCATTATCATCGAGAGCCAAAAAGGTTATTGAAGCAGCTCGAATGACATGCTTTGAAATGACCAAACCATTGTGTTCAATGTTGGACAAGAtaccaataataaaaacatgccTTTTAAATCATTAATTCGTCTTATGTATGAAATAGGAATACACAAATGTGTATAGCCTGCGACTGCCTGCATGATCTTATTACTAATAACTATAACAAGATTGGTCTAAATGTTTTAGcatgaaaaataaaacagaatAAGATATCATTAACCATCACAAGTTTAAATCATTTCCCAGCAATATAGAAAGTCATGATCCACATTAGTTCTGCACTTTCAGATGTGCAAAACATTTACACTTACTTATAGTTGCTggtcttaaaaataaattatattgtgATTTGTATGGTAGCCCAATTCTCCACACATCTTTCGGGTCGATTTCATcatcttcaatttcaatggcGTCTGAAGCAGCTTCATCCTCTTCAACTTCTTCTTTGATAGTGACAGGAGGTGCGACATCATCTTGTATAGTATTGTCTTTCGAGTTTGCTGTAATAAAATAAAGAGgtaaattttaaaacagttaTTGACTTGCTGGAAACACGccttaacatttaaaaaaacactttgtGCATTATGTCCTGCTATAAGgatgttttttgatttttctttaaaaatatttcttacgaTTTTGGTAAtgcagaattttatttttttaagtttttatcatAGCATGTTGctacataaaattatttttttggactCTTTGTGTCAATATACATTACATACACCAAGTTTCttacaacaaacaaattaaaaactttgtagATAGGAGAATTTTAAGAAGTTCTCTtgattattgttgttattgttattgtatgACGCTTCAGTGCAGTAACTACTTTATCATTAGGTTGAAAAATTTAATGTTcttttcatcaaaaatttaTTAAGTTAGTTCATGTAGGTTGTTTCTTTCGAAAAttcagttttataaaatatggaACATTTTTATCAAGATGTTTAATAGCCATTGTTGTAGAAAATTGTGGACAATAAAATCACACTTGCATGTCACAGACATACGGATGGAaggcaaaaatatttgttttacatATTCAAGAACCAAAGTTCTGTTTTTAtaacattcaaaaaaaaattcaagttttttGAATGTTATGATttgaatgttatattttttagtatatataaagCCAAAAAATTGTtagaaagtgaaaataaaacaatttcctGCACAGGCGCAGAAATTGGATAAAATAATTGGACTCACATTTGTATGTTTTTAACATGGCATATGTCTTGCTCATACCATCCATGGCACGTAACATCGACACCTCGTCATCCCAAACAACATTACCtgtgaaaagaaaaacaaaacaaaacatgatACCAATTGGAAGCTATGCTTATAAAAACAGTTATCAATAAACTTACACGAGCAGTCGTCAATCCATTCTAAAGTTTCAGGACCGAATAACttaaaataatcaaaaacatCCTTGGTGCTCATGTTGTTAACACCATGTAGCAAAATCGCGTCATTTCGCATCTCTTCCAAGGCCTCTTCAGTGACAGGTGGCCATCTGAAATATTTTACGACATtgtaaaattaaacttttacaAAACAAGAATTATGGGAtaagcaaaatttaaaatttcatataTTAACCTAGAGACAATGTACacaaaacat is a window encoding:
- the LOC130623966 gene encoding nuclear speckle splicing regulatory protein 1-like isoform X2, whose translation is MEFENLQIEVPVQEEESQLYGIKIYEFLQRKANRAKRFGIEKEAVEKETALDLNAFSDIDLEKLEWPPVTEEALEEMRNDAILLHGVNNMSTKDVFDYFKLFGPETLEWIDDCSCNVVWDDEVSMLRAMDGMSKTYAMLKTYKSNSKDNTIQDDVAPPVTIKEEVEEDEAASDAIEIEDDEIDPKDVWRIGLPYKSQYNLFLRPATIKDKKLPGAAQRSEYYLKYGKNPNNTDRAAGILSKSRKRKLQQMKKLADQRFRSKEPDVKICDLADLKEEGLVQKMEVDDDGPAGKKPHLNHVRPNPMTMIADKEEISQRLGNQRSDSVHDRLGRPVVSPHANPERSLGDIRDRLGVSIHERLGKRTDVDARDEIRSSRRRNNNDKTRNRYNYEDEAGVYHDVYRADHLKEEEEDDGKENITRYNDDSEEDEGSDARFRSRRDNHGRNDRTLTKTKSRLGTSGGNNATPDLRDKLRGNNKKGSRNNKTVHNREKNIKEENTDDKVNLCIEIKPEPDDVDMLDDDNFEF